A window of Cryptomeria japonica chromosome 3, Sugi_1.0, whole genome shotgun sequence contains these coding sequences:
- the LOC131047948 gene encoding GDSL esterase/lipase LTL1 codes for MAMLIGSFVGLLVILSGFFCEVKAAPAYFVFGDSLVDNGNNNYIDTTARANFYPYGIDYPTHTPTGRFSNGLNLADFIGMKLGAKSVLPYLNPSLTGNALLSGANFASAGVGILNDTGVQFANIIKMPQQFQYFVEYKNKVAKMLGVKATNKLVAEGLMSITLGGNDYVNNYYLLPVSQRSIQYTLPNYTQFIISEYEKYLRRLYNLGGRRVLVTSTGPLGCVPGVKATRSEKGECVAELQNAALLFNSQLESVINRLNNDYSAQVFTYADSYSMNMGLFNNPAAYGFVDTANACCGQGSYNGVGRCTEISSLCNDRDKYLYWDNYHPSEKANRIIVDEIYNGSSSVMSPLNLRQMMKLDD; via the exons ATGGCAATGCTTATTGGGTCATTTGTTGGCTTACTGGTCATATTATCAGGTTTCTTTTGTGAGGTAAAAGCAGCGCCTGCCTACTTTGTGTTTGGAGACTCACTGGTGGACAATGGCAACAACAATTACATTGACACCACTGCCAGAGCCAACTTCTATCCTTACGGAATAGATTATCCCACTCACACACCCACAGGCCGATTCTCTAATGGACTCAATTTAGCGGATTTTATAG GCATGAAGCTGGGGGCAAAATCTGTGCTACCATATTTGAATCCTTCACTCACGGGAAATGCACTGCTCAGCGGTGCTAATTTCGCTTCTGCGGGCGTTGGGATTCTAAACGACACTGGAGTGCAATTT GCAAATATTATCAAGATGCCACAGCAGTTTCAGTATTTTGTTGAATATAAAAACAAAGTGGCGAAGATGCTTGGCGTTAAGGCAACTAACAAACTTGTTGCGGAGGGTCTTATGTCGATTACTCTTGGAGGAAATGATTACGTCAATAACTACTACCTCCTTCCTGTCTCACAGAGGTCCATTCAATATACATTACCGAATTACACTCAGTTTATAATCTCAGAATATGAGAAATATCTCAGG CGATTGTACAACTTGGGAGGAAGAAGAGTGCTGGTAACATCAACAGGGCCATTGGGGTGTGTTCCTGGAGTGAAGGCCACCCGGTCTGAAAAAGGCGAATGTGTTGCAGAACTACAGAATGCTGCTTTGCTCTTTAACTCACAGCTTGAATCTGTTATAAATCGACTCAACAATGACTATTCTGCTCAGGTTTTCACCTATGCCGACAGCTACTCAATGAACATGGGCTTGTTCAATAATCCTGCAGCATACG GATTTGTGGATACTGCTAATGCATGTTGCGGGCAAGGAAGTTACAATGGAGTCGGCCGCTGCACTGAGATTTCAAGTCTGTGTAATGACAGAGATAAATATTTGTACTGGGATAATTACCACCCCTCTGAGAAGGCCAACCGAATCATTGTAGACGAGATTTATAACGGCTCATCTTCTGTTATGAGCCCTCTTAACCTCAGACAGATGATGAAACTAGATGACTGA